A window of Spirochaetota bacterium contains these coding sequences:
- the dctP gene encoding TRAP transporter substrate-binding protein DctP: MMRRERFYILACVLSGLFIVGFCLSILMAEKKPKYIWKFGTLGQDTIKMVSILTVDLTGDILKVTNSELKCVWYMGGVMGDEEDYIAKMRINQLQGALITGTANAMACPGISVMELPFLFNNWDEVDYVRNRLRPKLSKIAEKNGFKLLFDAGVDFEHFYSTKLPMKTPEDFKKSKMLSWHGPLEVEVLKTLGASPIPVNVPEIVPSMRAGVVDSCISPSFWWLAAQLYTITKYINPLPIRYDPGVFIVSMSAWNEIPLEYRKRIMKLMPPLNKKINQELRKVCKDSYKAMITYGCKEVKMIPEEIEVFRKRTRPVWNKMIGKSYSKEMLDDVLLLLKKYRTKKKVSM; the protein is encoded by the coding sequence ATGATGAGAAGAGAGAGATTTTATATTTTAGCATGTGTTTTATCAGGTTTATTTATTGTTGGATTTTGTTTATCAATCTTAATGGCCGAAAAGAAACCAAAATATATATGGAAATTTGGGACACTCGGTCAAGACACAATTAAAATGGTAAGTATTTTAACTGTAGACCTGACCGGGGATATTCTGAAAGTGACAAATTCAGAGTTGAAATGTGTCTGGTATATGGGTGGGGTAATGGGAGATGAAGAGGATTATATCGCAAAGATGAGGATAAACCAACTTCAAGGAGCGCTGATTACAGGAACCGCTAATGCAATGGCCTGTCCCGGAATATCTGTGATGGAATTACCCTTCTTGTTTAATAATTGGGATGAAGTGGATTATGTAAGAAATAGATTGAGACCAAAACTCTCAAAAATTGCTGAAAAGAATGGCTTTAAGTTATTATTTGATGCGGGTGTGGATTTTGAACATTTTTATTCAACCAAGCTTCCGATGAAGACTCCCGAAGACTTTAAGAAGAGCAAAATGCTGTCCTGGCATGGTCCACTAGAAGTAGAAGTACTAAAGACACTCGGGGCTAGTCCAATTCCTGTCAATGTTCCGGAGATAGTGCCTTCTATGAGGGCTGGTGTCGTTGATTCATGTATCTCTCCGTCATTTTGGTGGTTAGCGGCACAACTCTATACGATTACCAAATATATCAATCCATTGCCGATTAGATATGATCCAGGTGTATTTATAGTATCAATGAGTGCATGGAATGAGATTCCTCTTGAATACAGGAAAAGAATTATGAAGCTGATGCCTCCTTTAAATAAAAAAATTAACCAAGAACTCCGTAAGGTTTGTAAAGATTCCTATAAAGCGATGATAACATATGGATGTAAAGAGGTAAAGATGATACCTGAAGAGATTGAGGTATTCAGAAAGAGGACGAGGCCGGTTTGGAATAAGATGATTGGCAAGTCATATTCAAAGGAGATGTTGGATGATGTGTTGCTCCTCTTGAAAAAATACCGTACCAAGAAGAAGGTCTCAATGTAA
- the dctP gene encoding TRAP transporter substrate-binding protein DctP — protein MKGTKVCMITLTLSGLLIAGFSLSSVMAEKKPKYVWKWATLGQDTIKMVSILTVDFTQDVLKVTNGDVKCVWYLGGTMGDEEDYVAKMRIGQLHGSLISGTSNSSICPGISVMELPFLFDSYKEAGYVQKRMRPTIDKIAEKNGFKVLTTAHLDEHFYSSKFPLRSPDDFKKSKILTWHGSLEVEVLKALGASPIPVNVPEVVPSMRSGVVDGAISPSVWWLAAQLYTITKYINPLPIRYDQGLFVVVMKAWKKLPLNQRKAIEKLGNEVGKKLVKEMYKIGEDGKRAMINYGCKEIKMTPEEIALFKNRTKPVWDKMVGKAYSREMLNEVLSFRKQYRAQKR, from the coding sequence ATGAAGGGGACCAAAGTGTGTATGATTACTCTAACATTATCAGGACTGCTAATCGCTGGATTCAGTTTATCCAGTGTAATGGCAGAAAAAAAGCCAAAGTATGTATGGAAGTGGGCGACTTTAGGCCAGGATACAATCAAGATGGTAAGCATTTTGACTGTAGATTTCACACAGGATGTCTTAAAAGTGACTAATGGGGATGTGAAATGTGTATGGTACCTTGGTGGCACAATGGGGGATGAAGAGGATTATGTGGCAAAGATGAGAATTGGCCAACTGCATGGATCGCTAATCTCTGGTACGTCCAATTCCTCAATTTGTCCCGGCATATCGGTGATGGAATTACCCTTCTTATTTGATAGTTATAAGGAAGCCGGTTATGTTCAAAAAAGGATGAGACCTACAATAGATAAAATTGCTGAGAAAAATGGGTTTAAGGTTTTGACTACAGCACACTTAGATGAACATTTTTATTCATCAAAATTTCCTTTGAGAAGCCCTGATGATTTCAAGAAGAGTAAAATATTAACCTGGCATGGTTCATTAGAGGTGGAGGTCCTAAAGGCGCTTGGCGCAAGCCCAATCCCGGTAAATGTGCCAGAGGTTGTTCCGTCAATGAGATCCGGTGTGGTTGACGGCGCAATATCTCCATCTGTATGGTGGCTGGCGGCTCAACTCTATACGATTACCAAGTATATCAATCCGCTCCCAATAAGATATGATCAGGGGCTATTTGTAGTTGTGATGAAGGCATGGAAGAAGCTTCCCCTGAATCAGAGGAAGGCTATTGAGAAGTTGGGCAATGAGGTGGGGAAGAAATTAGTCAAGGAGATGTACAAGATCGGTGAAGATGGAAAAAGAGCAATGATAAATTATGGCTGTAAAGAGATTAAGATGACTCCTGAGGAGATTGCGCTCTTCAAGAATAGGACTAAGCCGGTTTGGGATAAAATGGTTGGAAAGGCATATTCAAGGGAGATGCTTAATGAGGTGTTAAGTTTTAGAAAGCAATACAGAGCCCAAAAGCGATAA
- a CDS encoding CoA-binding protein translates to MTWNTEFEVAFNPKTIALVGASTKTETFGGGSFIISMQELGFEGRIYPINPKAEGMEIKGLKVLPNLKSVPEPIDLVIITVPAPIVPSVLEDCIKVNARNVHIFTAGFEETGDKEGEELGTRIKELARQGRLRIIGPNGMGLYVPNGRIGTFSALPHDSGPVAFVSQSGGHCNEFTHSAAEYGIRFSKVISYGNAYTMDSADYLEYLAEDSETEIITMYIEGIQDGRRLAKLVREINPKKPIIIWKGGLTKSGARVVRSHTASLAGDNDIWSSFFKQTGAVRANSLDEIMDLAMTFLYVAPTTGNRMGIIGGGGGRSVSSADVCTNEGLEVPTLSKETVDKLKTLVPMAGNIIQNPTDTILMLYDLNLLAGMTELVATDPSIDILINDPPFILMRGVPSGIMFSDELFQPLAERIGDISRSGTRNKPLVIVSQPWKGEPSMMSAVEQFEKEVLDMGVPVYRSLRRASRALAKFIEYHRFIERVRIRKE, encoded by the coding sequence ATGACCTGGAATACTGAATTTGAAGTTGCCTTTAATCCAAAGACAATAGCCCTTGTTGGCGCTTCAACAAAAACGGAAACATTTGGAGGAGGATCATTTATAATAAGCATGCAAGAACTCGGTTTTGAGGGAAGGATCTATCCGATAAACCCAAAGGCTGAGGGAATGGAAATAAAGGGTCTCAAGGTCCTCCCTAATCTCAAATCAGTACCAGAGCCTATTGATCTGGTAATTATTACAGTGCCAGCTCCAATAGTGCCATCTGTGCTGGAAGATTGCATAAAAGTCAATGCCAGAAATGTGCACATATTCACCGCAGGTTTTGAGGAGACTGGAGACAAGGAGGGTGAAGAACTTGGGACAAGGATAAAGGAGTTAGCGAGGCAGGGGAGGCTTCGTATCATCGGCCCCAACGGAATGGGTCTTTATGTGCCTAATGGAAGGATTGGCACATTCTCTGCATTACCACACGATAGCGGCCCAGTAGCCTTTGTCTCTCAGAGTGGCGGTCATTGCAATGAATTTACCCATAGCGCGGCCGAATATGGCATACGCTTCAGCAAGGTTATTAGTTATGGGAATGCCTATACAATGGACAGCGCCGATTATCTTGAGTACCTGGCCGAGGACTCAGAGACCGAAATAATTACAATGTATATTGAGGGGATTCAGGATGGGAGGAGGCTCGCCAAATTAGTGCGAGAGATCAACCCCAAAAAGCCAATAATTATCTGGAAGGGGGGTCTAACAAAATCTGGCGCAAGGGTAGTAAGGTCACACACCGCCTCATTAGCTGGAGATAATGACATCTGGTCCTCCTTCTTTAAACAGACCGGCGCAGTAAGGGCTAATTCACTGGATGAGATCATGGATCTGGCTATGACATTCCTATATGTCGCTCCTACTACCGGCAATCGCATGGGGATAATCGGCGGAGGCGGTGGACGAAGCGTATCCTCAGCAGATGTCTGCACCAATGAAGGCCTGGAAGTCCCTACCCTGTCCAAAGAAACCGTAGATAAATTGAAAACCCTTGTGCCCATGGCTGGGAACATCATCCAAAACCCAACTGATACCATCCTGATGCTCTATGATTTAAACCTATTAGCTGGGATGACCGAATTGGTGGCTACTGATCCATCAATAGATATCCTCATCAATGATCCTCCCTTTATTCTAATGCGAGGAGTCCCATCAGGGATAATGTTTAGCGATGAGCTGTTTCAGCCCCTGGCTGAAAGGATAGGCGACATCTCAAGGAGCGGCACCCGCAACAAACCGCTTGTGATCGTATCTCAACCATGGAAGGGTGAACCCTCAATGATGTCAGCTGTTGAGCAATTTGAGAAGGAAGTGCTGGATATGGGAGTTCCTGTTTATCGTTCACTAAGACGCGCCAGCCGCGCCCTTGCCAAGTTCATCGAATATCATAGATTTATTGAGAGGGTGAGAATCCGCAAAGAATAA
- a CDS encoding cold shock domain-containing protein, which translates to MLQGTVKWFNDQKGYGFISSNDGQDYFVHHSGIISDGFKTLTEGAEVQFEVEKSDKGPRAVQVSTI; encoded by the coding sequence ATGTTGCAAGGTACAGTAAAATGGTTTAACGATCAGAAAGGTTATGGTTTTATTTCTTCTAATGATGGGCAGGATTATTTTGTCCACCATTCTGGAATAATAAGCGATGGCTTTAAAACACTAACTGAAGGTGCAGAAGTACAGTTTGAGGTTGAAAAGAGTGATAAGGGCCCAAGGGCCGTTCAAGTATCTACGATATAA
- a CDS encoding acyl-CoA dehydrogenase family protein — MAEFTLNEEQKQIQDTMRKFAQNEIREIARECDEEDRLPEDLLAKVWELGFCSNIIPEKYGGYDMSKSALNSAIMVEELAWGDVSLSIAALSPLLMVIPLLEFGTEEQKEEYLPKFCGDKFFSATSALMEPRITFSPFSLHTTVEMNKDTMVINGKKCMVPLADRAEHFIVYANSVKGGGTASVEAIIIDRNTKGVVIGDREKNMGFRPLHLFPVTFEDCEVPRSCRLGGERGIDYMRIVNLSRANLCSMAVGVARASYEYALEYAKERHAFGEPIASRQAVAFMLAESAMEIEGMRLLAWRSAWKLDRNEDGTREATLAKMYCADQTMKITDYGVQLLGGHGYIRDHPVEMWLRNGRGFAAMEGLAIG; from the coding sequence ATGGCCGAGTTTACATTGAATGAGGAACAGAAACAAATTCAGGATACCATGCGTAAATTTGCTCAGAATGAGATTCGGGAGATTGCAAGGGAATGCGACGAGGAGGATAGGTTGCCGGAAGATCTTTTAGCAAAGGTATGGGAGTTGGGGTTTTGTTCCAACATTATTCCTGAGAAATACGGTGGATATGATATGAGCAAATCCGCGCTTAATTCCGCGATTATGGTCGAGGAATTGGCATGGGGGGACGTTAGCCTCTCAATAGCCGCGCTCTCGCCCTTGTTGATGGTGATTCCTCTTCTGGAGTTTGGCACTGAGGAACAGAAGGAAGAATATCTGCCAAAATTTTGCGGTGATAAATTTTTTTCGGCTACCTCAGCCCTGATGGAGCCACGTATTACCTTCTCCCCATTCAGCCTTCATACAACTGTAGAAATGAACAAGGACACAATGGTGATTAACGGAAAGAAGTGCATGGTTCCGCTAGCTGATAGGGCGGAGCATTTTATCGTATATGCCAATAGCGTTAAGGGTGGCGGAACCGCCTCAGTGGAGGCAATCATCATAGATAGGAATACAAAGGGTGTTGTCATAGGCGATAGAGAGAAAAACATGGGCTTCAGACCCCTGCATCTTTTCCCAGTAACATTTGAGGATTGCGAAGTGCCGAGATCATGTCGGCTTGGAGGCGAAAGAGGCATAGATTATATGCGTATTGTTAATCTCTCAAGGGCTAATCTATGTTCAATGGCTGTTGGTGTCGCTCGAGCCTCATATGAGTATGCCCTTGAATATGCCAAGGAGAGGCATGCCTTTGGCGAGCCAATCGCAAGCAGACAGGCTGTTGCCTTTATGCTGGCGGAATCAGCAATGGAAATAGAGGGGATGAGATTGCTTGCCTGGCGTTCAGCATGGAAATTGGATCGCAATGAAGATGGCACACGCGAGGCCACGCTTGCTAAGATGTACTGCGCTGATCAGACTATGAAAATTACGGACTATGGCGTACAACTTTTAGGCGGACATGGATACATCCGGGATCATCCTGTTGAGATGTGGTTGAGGAATGGACGGGGATTTGCTGCCATGGAGGGTTTAGCTATTGGTTGA